One part of the Vicia villosa cultivar HV-30 ecotype Madison, WI linkage group LG6, Vvil1.0, whole genome shotgun sequence genome encodes these proteins:
- the LOC131614631 gene encoding uncharacterized protein LOC131614631, producing MGLFVNDEWCRLLQSSNNDEEVVSESATLQIYLIGTAPRKGLEDTFKWFKSTTGSYSVSSGYELFSASSSNISYEAESLATFKIIWKSFVPSKIQVLGWRCVIDRLATREQLAKRGILTDSRDKVCVFYFMENETLAHLLLSCPLSRIVWSIIFSWLGVVPVLDVGVMDHMLAFCRSLNGKIPPRKIMIFWFQFYR from the exons ATGGGGCTCTTTGTCAATGACGAATGGTGCCGCCTTCTGCAATCAAGCAATAATGATGAAGAGGTCGTTTCAGAGTCCGCAACTCTTCAGATATACCTTATCGGCACTGCTCCAAGGAAGGGATTGGAGGACACCTTCAAATGGTTCAAGAGCACTACTGGGTCATATTCGGTAAGTTCCGGCTACGAATTATTTTCTGCATCTTCCTCTAACATCTCTTATGAGGCTGAATCACTAGCAACCTTTAAAATAATTTGGAAATCCTTTGTCCCCTCAAAAATTCAAGTCTTGGGTTGGAGATGTGTTATAGATAGGTTGGCCACAAGGGAGCAATTGGCCAAGCGCGGGATTTTGACCGATAGCAGAGACAAAGTTTGCGTCTTCTACTTCATGGAAAACGAAACATTGGCACACCTGCTTCTTTCTTGTCCTCTGTCTAGAATTGTTTGGAGCATAATCTTTTCTTGGCTAGGGGTTGTTCCGGTGCTAGATGTCGGCGTCATGGACCATATGTTGGCCTTTTGTCGCTCTCTTAATGGTAAAATTCCTCCAAGAAAGATAATGATTTTCTG GTTCCAATTTTACCgctaa